The following are from one region of the Salvia hispanica cultivar TCC Black 2014 chromosome 1, UniMelb_Shisp_WGS_1.0, whole genome shotgun sequence genome:
- the LOC125219685 gene encoding uncharacterized protein LOC125219685 yields the protein MAFLFVDILAKNKSRFVQISCKILELLLLLMGLVSAILFLKDALNLPRYCKTIFSTAAEFLSSIKCFLSSSPTTVVVLMILLIFASSRRHHHPETTTSNYIDIDKFDIDLEFQIDHDHDLDPDQDHDHDHDQSPLILEPPPLPQPSAPPIWDIIEVTPLLPPPSDVVQPILIRDSDATDWYDDDVSNQDRTVGLQTHPISDVQSTVLTSSTSAVATIEKWKGALIIQKEAEEREATDQEEDNTMDATWEAIIGGGKPKPKPKLNSKSKSKPKQNKKGLKKSETWEEAVSQRRRRPRRLDSEEVVPTSPKWRELRKAETFNDAVSATRRGGLVRRIPSMSLEEFNQKVDRFIKNFKEGIQLQRQESYQRSLGIINQRG from the coding sequence ATGGCATTTCTATTTGTAGACATTTTAGCCAAGAACAAAAGTAGATTTGTACAAATCTCATGCAAAATCCTAGAGCTTCTCCTTCTCTTGATGGGCCTCGTCTCCGCCATCCTCTTCCTCAAAGACGCCTTGAATCTTCCTCGGTATTGCAAAACCATTTTCTCAACCGCGGCCGAATTCTTGAGCTCCATCAAATGCTTCTTATCCTCTTCCCCCACCACCGTCGTCGTCCTCATGATCCTCCTCATATTCGCCTCCTCCCGCCGCCATCACCACCCAGAAACCACCACCAGCAACTATATTGATAtagataaatttgatattgatcTTGAATTCCAAATCGACCATGATCATGATCTTGATCCTGACCAAGATCATGATCATGATCATGATCAATCACCCTTAATCCTTGAACCGCCACCGCTCCCGCAGCCATCTGCGCCGCCAATTTGGGACATCATAGAAGTAACTCCACTGTTGCCGCCGCCATCTGACGTGGTGCAGCCAATCCTCATCAGAGACAGCGACGCGACAGATTGGTACGACGATGATGTCTCAAATCAAGACAGAACTGTTGGGTTACAAACCCATCCCATATCAGATGTGCAGTCGACAGTCCTAACAAGTAGTACTAGCGCAGTAGCAACGATTGAAAAATGGAAAGGTGCGCTGATCATCCAAAAGGAGGCGGAGGAGAGAGAAGCGACGGATCAAGAAGAGGACAACACGATGGATGCCACGTGGGAGGCCATCATTGGGGGAGGGAAGCCGAAGCCGAAGCCGAAGCTGAATTCAAAGTCAAAGTCAAAGCCAAAGCAGAATAAGAAAGGACTGAAGAAGAGTGAGACGTGGGAGGAGGCGGTGtcgcagcggcggcggcggccgaGGAGGCTGGACTCGGAGGAGGTGGTGCCGACGTCGCCAAAGTGGAGGGAGCTGAGGAAGGCGGAGACGTTCAACGACGCGGTGTCGGCGACGAGGAGAGGAGGGCTAGTGAGGAGAATTCCGTCGATGAGTCTCGAGGAGTTTAATCAGAAAGTGGATAGATTCATCAAGAATTTCAAGGAGGGAATCCAGCTGCAGAGGCAGGAATCTTACCAGAGATCCTTGGGTATCATCAACCAACGTGGCTAG
- the LOC125221131 gene encoding probable ADP-ribosylation factor GTPase-activating protein AGD15, whose protein sequence is MNEKASVSKRLNAKHAKILLDLLKQPGNKECADCHNKGPRWASINLGIFICMQCSGIHRSLGVHISKVRSTTLDTWLPDQVAFMQAMGNEKANSYWEADLPAVFVRSPIETFIKAKYVSRRWAPTTPQPIPEIYEENTTLTRKEIPKRARRYSLDEEFFIKGIPKIEAQTSSHCRAESFNFLESFEESSSPVSFEACPSIKNVDAGTDLFSLLYVSEETQDRTVVPPSRWATFE, encoded by the exons ATGAATGAGAAGGCATCTGTTTCCAAAAGGCTCAATGCCAAACATGCAAAG ATACTATTAGATCTTCTTAAACAACCGGGAAACAAGGAATGTGCAGATTGCCATAACAA GGGTCCACGGTGGGCAAGCATCAACCTCGGGATATTCATATGTATGCAATGCTCTGGAATACACCGCAGTCTTGGAGTGCACATCTCCAAG GTAAGATCTACGACGTTGGACACATGGCTCCCCGACCAGGTTGCCTTCATGCAGG CGATGGGGAACGAGAAGGCCAACAGCTACTGGGAAGCGGACTTACCAGCAGTGTTTGTTAGAAGTCCAATTGAAACCTTCATTAAGGCCAA GTATGTGAGTCGAAGATGGGCTCCAACGACCCCACAGCCAATACCCGAAATCTATGAAGAGAACACCACCTTAACAAGAAAGGAAATTCCAAAGAGAGCAAGAAGATACTCTCTGGATGAAGAGTTTTTCATCAAGGGAATCCCAAAAATTGAAGCTCAAACATCATCACATTGTCGTGCG gaatcttttaattttttggaatcCTTCGAAGAATCTTCATCTCCGGTCAGTTTTGAGGCATGTCCGTCTATTAAGAATGTGGATGCTGGTACAGATCTCTTTAGCCTGCTCTATGTGTCGGAAGAAACACAAGATCGTACCGTGGTGCCTCCATCGCGATGGGCTACTTTTGAGT GA